ACTTTCCAGTTCCTCCATATGAGATAAAATTTCGGGAAGCAGTACTTTGCTGTAAAAAGAATCATTTTCCCAAGTAGTGACGAAACGACACATCAGGTTTAAGATATGCTGGCGAATAATTAAATCTTCGTCCGACAAGACATGACCTCTGAAAACCGGTAATTCGTTTTGTGCTAATCGTGCATAGTAGGTTTCCAGTTCTTTTTCATTTTGAGCAAATGCGTACCAACTGTCGCTGATGGAAGATACTCCCAACCCAATCATCAATTGTGTTTTGGAAGCGGTGTATCCCATGAAATTACGGTGTAGTTTTCCTTCTTTAAAAGCATCAAACATGCTGTCATTGGCCAAAGCAAAATGATCCATGCCAATTTCGTGATATCCTTTTTGAGCCAACAGCTCTTTTCCGATTTCATACAATTCCCGTTTTGCCTCATCTTTGGGCACATCTTCATCTTTGAAACCTCGTTGTCCATTGCCTTTTATCCACGGAACATGGGCATAACTGTAAAAAGCTAATCGATCCGGAGCCAGTGAATTGGTTTTGTCTATGGTATCGATTACGTTAGCTAAGGTTTGAAATGGCAATCCAAACACCAAATCATGAGAGATGGAAGTATAGCCTATCTCTCTGGCCCAAAAGGTTACTTTAGCAACATTATGAAAAGGCTGAATACGATGAATAGCGGTTTGCACCTTTTCTGAATAATCCTGAACTCCGAAACTCACTCGGCGAAAACCTAAATCGTATAATTGCTGCAAATGAGCACGAGTTGTATTGTTAGGATGACCTTCAAAACTGAATTCATACTGTTTTGCTTTTTCCGACAGACTTAAAATTCCGGTAATTAATCGTTTTAAATTTTCCGGAGAAAAAAAGGTTGGTGTCCCACCGCCTAAGTGAATTTCACGAATAATTGGTTTTTCGGGAAACAACGCACAATACAGTTGCCATTCTTTCAAAACCGCTTCAATATAAGGATTCTCTACCTCATGTCGTTTTGTAATGCGTTTGTGACACCCACAAAACGTGCATAGGCTTTCGCAAAAGGGTAAATGAATGTAGAGGCTAATGCCTTCCGTTGTATTACTTTCTTGAAAACTCTTGATAAATGTTTTTTGCCATTTTTTAGAGGTGAAAGTGCTTTCGTCCCAATAGGGAACCGTAGGATAACTGGTGTATCTTGGCCCTGGAACATTGTATTTTTGTACTAATGAAATTGACATTTCCTTATAATTTGCAAGGTCAAAAGTAGCATCCTGCATACGGAATAAAAATGACAATTATCATAGAAACGAAAAATCCTCCGAGAGGAGGATTCTTATTGGTGTAATCAATTTAGATTTTCACGGTCCAGCCAAAAGTATCTTCGGCCAGTTTGTATTGAATTTTGGTTAGTTTCTCTTTCAACTGTAAGGCAATAGAGTCCTCCGTTTTCGGCAATTCATGATAAGTT
Above is a genomic segment from Flavobacterium phycosphaerae containing:
- the hemN gene encoding oxygen-independent coproporphyrinogen III oxidase, which produces MSISLVQKYNVPGPRYTSYPTVPYWDESTFTSKKWQKTFIKSFQESNTTEGISLYIHLPFCESLCTFCGCHKRITKRHEVENPYIEAVLKEWQLYCALFPEKPIIREIHLGGGTPTFFSPENLKRLITGILSLSEKAKQYEFSFEGHPNNTTRAHLQQLYDLGFRRVSFGVQDYSEKVQTAIHRIQPFHNVAKVTFWAREIGYTSISHDLVFGLPFQTLANVIDTIDKTNSLAPDRLAFYSYAHVPWIKGNGQRGFKDEDVPKDEAKRELYEIGKELLAQKGYHEIGMDHFALANDSMFDAFKEGKLHRNFMGYTASKTQLMIGLGVSSISDSWYAFAQNEKELETYYARLAQNELPVFRGHVLSDEDLIIRQHILNLMCRFVTTWENDSFYSKVLLPEILSHMEELESDGLIEITSNSLTVTEKGKPFVRNICMAFDLRLKRKSPKTQLFSMTV